From a single Capsicum annuum cultivar UCD-10X-F1 chromosome 12, UCD10Xv1.1, whole genome shotgun sequence genomic region:
- the LOC107849947 gene encoding beta-D-glucosyl crocetin beta-1,6-glucosyltransferase, with product MAKEVTTKHRSTLKVLMFPWLAYGHISPFLDLAKKLADRGFTIRVCSTVISHETINREIPEKYSGSIKIVELRLAKFPELPPHCCTTNDVPPDIDSIVLKTLKLSKPNFAKILKNLKPDLLIYDLLLEWAEGLANEQKIPAINLITMGAAVFSYLFNAVRKPEVEFPFPNICLGKSELVELGEIITKTAKEREPDDADPFAKGNMQVMLISTSRTIEAKYIDFLSELSNWKVIPVGLPIKNLTNYAANEVELIDWLGKKDKNSSIFVSFGSEYLLSKEDMEEIAFGLELSNVNFIWVARFSKGEEQNLKDALPKGFLGRIGDRGRVLDNFGRQPRILNHPSIGGFISPCAWSNVIECLDFGVPIITMPIYLDQSMNAKLLVELGVTAEIVRDSDGKIHKAEIAETLKGVITGEIGKKLRAKVGDINKNLKSTRVEKMDTAAEELIQLCKKYNDVQSSKIRFNFVRKIMTYKV from the coding sequence ATGGCTAAAGAAGTAACAACAAAGCATCGTAGTACTTTAAAGGTACTAATGTTTCCGTGGTTGGCTTATGGACACATCTCTCCATTTCTCGACTTAGCTAAGAAACTCGCGGATAGGGGATTTACCATTCGTGTTTGCTCTACAGTTATAAGTCATGAAACTATTAATAGAGAAATACCTGAAAAATACAGTGGTTCAATTAAGATTGTTGAACTTCGTTTAGCAAAATTTCCTGAACTTCCTCCTCATTGTTGTACGACGAATGATGTCCCACCTGATATCGATAGCATTGTTCTAAAGACCCTGAAATTGTCCAAACCTAACTTCGCAAAAATCTTGAAAAATCTGAAACCTGATTTATTGATTTACGATTTATTGTTGGAATGGGCTGAAGGCTTAGCGAATGAGCAAAAAATTCCAGCAATCAATTTGATAACTATGGGTGCAGCTGTGTTTTCATACCTTTTTAATGCGGTAAGAAAACCAGAAGTTGAATTCCCTTTCCCGAATATTTGTCTGGGGAAATCTGAACTTGTGGAATTGGGTGAGATAATTACGAAAACTGCTAAAGAGAGAGAACCTGATGACGCCGATCCTTTTGCTAAAGGAAATATGCAAGTTATGTTAATAAGTACCTCTAGAACTATAGAGGCCAAATACATTGATTTTCTTTCTGAATTGAGCAATTGGAAAGTCATTCCTGTTGGTCTACCAATCAAAAATCTCACAAACTATGCCGCGAATGAAGTGGAGCTCATTGATTGGCTAGGAAAGAAAGACAAGAATTCAAGTATTTTTGTCTCGTTTGGCAGTGAGTATTTATTATCAAAagaagatatggaggaaataGCTTTCGGATTGGAGCTAAGTAATGTTAATTTTATTTGGGTTGCAAGATTTTCAAAGGGGGAAGAGCAGAATCTCAAAGATGCATTGCCAAAAGGTTTTCTTGGAAGAATCGGAGATAGAGGAAGAGTTCTGGACAATTTTGGACGACAACCAAGAATTTTGAATCATCCAAGTATCGGAGGATTTATAAGTCCTTGTGCTTGGAGTAATGTAATTGAATGTTTAGATTTTGGGGTTCCTATTATAACAATGCCTATATATCTTGATCAATCAATGAATGCGAAGTTGCTGGTAGAATTGGGAGTTACAGCCGAGATTGTTAGAGATAGTGATGGCAAAATTCACAAAGCAGAAATTGCAGAAACTCTTAAAGGTGTCATAACAGGggaaataggaaaaaaattgagGGCAAAAGTTGGAGATATCAACAAGAATTTGAAATCTACAAGGGTTGAAAAAATGGATACAGCTGCAGAAGAGCTAATTCAACTTTGTAAGAAATATAATGACGTACAAAGTTCAAAAATAAGGTTCAACTTTGTAAGAAAAATAATGACGTACAAAGTTTAA